The following proteins are co-located in the Corynebacterium kalinowskii genome:
- a CDS encoding DUF262 domain-containing protein, whose product MQFEAHTRSLEEIITLNHHTIPRYQRQYAWDEENVVQFWNDLEKNVKGHFLGSMVVCEPGNGRREVIDGQQRLTTSLILLCALRNSYQKLGNESRLTGINSFIEYDDKNGDPHFRIEHVDPNARERLIDQVFRKKRDYGRMRREKQSLESSALEIFESKIDQRLDAAGLDGSLIELDKIRDSLLSAEVVYVSGQDRKSAFKIFETLNDRGQSLTVADLVKNQLLEHIPIDAGEQSERRWSSFSSFIEESQLEGMDAKRFFYDYWNSHSLDSSQNLEIIANDHIRRSIQTYVETQSSKEETSVSLIEDIEKSAKIISILGEILASGGSPEAWRSIVDQNEWRADKYYDITQPLYGILVTSASQPIMLLLAIFRAYLEGRNGFSAKLVKSFLRDIEVFQFRWSIARKTSTAQQRKLYRRAAVAVDLARNGNELAMAREQFVTEAKKYLPTDIQFESGISGLVYSNTKRKDAAKIRYILSRVESILPETKIDLKQQPSIEHIEGQAGRSEITPRNSWVFNIGNLMLLPAGINSSLPKDFVDKADELCRFVNPADSVLLKQIEAKVWDHRAARSREREIKELASRSIWKFN is encoded by the coding sequence ATGCAATTTGAAGCGCATACGAGATCACTGGAAGAAATAATAACCCTAAATCACCATACTATTCCGCGTTATCAGCGACAATATGCATGGGATGAAGAAAATGTCGTTCAATTTTGGAATGATTTAGAGAAGAATGTCAAGGGACACTTTCTTGGCAGCATGGTGGTATGTGAACCTGGCAATGGTCGTCGAGAAGTTATTGACGGACAGCAGAGGTTAACAACTTCGTTGATTCTATTATGTGCTTTGCGTAATTCTTATCAAAAGCTCGGCAACGAAAGCCGACTTACTGGAATTAACAGTTTTATCGAATATGACGATAAAAACGGAGATCCACACTTTAGAATTGAGCATGTAGATCCAAATGCCAGAGAACGTTTGATTGATCAAGTGTTTCGGAAAAAGAGGGATTATGGTCGGATGAGGCGAGAAAAGCAAAGTCTCGAGTCTTCCGCTCTGGAAATTTTTGAGAGCAAAATTGATCAGCGGCTAGACGCTGCGGGTCTGGACGGTTCATTGATTGAGCTTGACAAGATTCGGGATTCCCTTTTAAGTGCGGAAGTGGTCTATGTTTCTGGTCAAGATCGAAAGAGTGCCTTTAAAATTTTTGAAACTTTGAATGACCGTGGCCAAAGTCTCACAGTCGCAGATCTGGTCAAGAATCAGCTACTTGAACACATTCCCATTGATGCTGGCGAACAGTCTGAACGGCGTTGGTCCAGTTTTTCTTCCTTCATTGAAGAGTCTCAGTTGGAGGGAATGGATGCAAAACGCTTCTTCTACGACTATTGGAATTCACATTCGCTAGATTCAAGCCAGAATTTGGAAATTATAGCGAATGACCATATTCGTAGATCTATTCAAACTTATGTCGAAACTCAATCCTCGAAAGAGGAAACGTCCGTTAGCTTAATTGAAGATATAGAAAAATCTGCAAAAATAATATCCATCTTGGGTGAGATCCTGGCAAGCGGGGGTAGTCCAGAAGCTTGGAGGTCAATTGTAGATCAAAATGAATGGCGTGCAGATAAGTACTATGACATAACTCAACCCCTTTATGGAATTCTGGTTACCTCTGCAAGCCAGCCAATCATGCTGTTGCTTGCTATTTTTCGTGCCTACCTAGAAGGTCGAAATGGATTTAGCGCCAAACTTGTCAAGTCGTTCTTAAGGGATATTGAGGTATTTCAGTTTAGATGGTCGATAGCTCGGAAAACTTCTACCGCGCAACAAAGAAAGCTGTATCGACGTGCTGCAGTCGCTGTAGATCTCGCGAGGAACGGAAACGAACTGGCGATGGCGAGGGAGCAATTCGTGACGGAAGCGAAGAAGTATTTGCCTACAGATATCCAATTTGAATCTGGAATAAGTGGGTTAGTATATTCAAATACAAAACGAAAAGATGCGGCTAAAATCCGCTATATTTTGTCTCGCGTAGAATCTATTCTGCCAGAAACTAAGATAGACCTAAAGCAGCAACCTTCTATTGAACATATAGAGGGGCAAGCTGGTAGATCTGAAATTACACCTCGGAATAGCTGGGTATTCAACATCGGTAATCTGATGCTGCTACCTGCCGGAATCAATAGTTCGTTGCCTAAGGATTTTGTTGACAAGGCTGACGAATTGTGTAGGTTTGTAAACCCTGCTGATTCGGTACTCCTCAAGCAAATAGAAGCGAAAGTCTGGGACCACAGGGCTGCTCGATCAAGGGAAAGGGAAATTAAAGAACTCGCTTCTCGCAGTATTTGGAAATTTAATTAG